One Oceanicoccus sagamiensis genomic region harbors:
- the ccoO gene encoding cytochrome-c oxidase, cbb3-type subunit II gives MNHDLVEKNIGWMLVLTIVAISFGGLVEIVPLFFLKETTEPIEGLEPLTAQQLEGRDIYIREGCNNCHSQMIRPLRSETERYGHYSVAGEFVYDHPFLWGSKRTGPDLARVGKRYSDDWHRAHLMDPRSVVPESNMPAYPWLFENTLTGELTGDKMAALRTLGVPYTDEDIAGAKEAVAGKKEIDALVAYLQQLGILLKHKR, from the coding sequence ATGAATCATGATTTAGTCGAAAAAAATATTGGCTGGATGTTGGTACTGACCATTGTGGCGATCAGTTTTGGTGGTCTGGTTGAAATCGTGCCGTTATTTTTTCTTAAGGAAACTACTGAGCCGATTGAAGGTTTGGAACCCTTAACCGCACAGCAGTTAGAAGGCCGGGATATTTATATCCGCGAAGGCTGCAATAACTGCCACTCGCAAATGATCAGGCCGCTGCGTTCAGAAACAGAGCGCTACGGTCATTATTCAGTAGCCGGTGAGTTTGTTTACGATCATCCGTTTTTATGGGGCTCTAAGCGTACTGGTCCAGATTTGGCACGTGTCGGTAAGCGTTATAGTGATGACTGGCATCGCGCACATTTAATGGATCCTCGCAGTGTAGTGCCTGAATCCAATATGCCTGCCTATCCCTGGTTGTTTGAAAACACCCTTACTGGTGAGTTAACCGGTGACAAAATGGCGGCACTACGCACTCTGGGTGTGCCTTATACCGATGAAGATATAGCTGGTGCTAAAGAAGCCGTAGCCGGTAAAAAAGAAATTGATGCTCTGGTTGCCTACTTGCAGCAGCTGGGTATTTTATTGAAGCATAAGCGATAG
- a CDS encoding sulfite exporter TauE/SafE family protein, giving the protein MNELTLTSAVLIGLLGSSHCLGMCGGLSSVLGVNAKAGNRSRIISYNAGRLLTYTVIGAVAGLIGEALLNTVPQAAVVLRAVAGLLIIAMGLYVSQWWMGLTQLEKIGARFWRYIQPLTGKLLPINNHRQALLLGTLWGLLPCGLVYSTLSWALASAQWQQSAMLMLAFGIGTLPAMLSMGFVGEKILQRLRQPGLRRIAGLVIIVMGIATLLTPVLHSGHEQHAGHQHHDM; this is encoded by the coding sequence ATGAATGAATTAACACTAACCAGTGCTGTGTTGATTGGTTTGCTGGGCAGCAGTCACTGTTTGGGTATGTGCGGGGGGCTGAGTTCTGTTTTGGGCGTTAATGCCAAGGCCGGTAACCGCAGCCGGATAATCAGCTATAACGCCGGGCGCTTACTGACTTATACCGTGATTGGTGCGGTGGCAGGCTTGATTGGAGAGGCACTGTTAAATACGGTGCCACAAGCGGCGGTGGTGTTAAGAGCGGTGGCCGGTTTATTGATTATTGCCATGGGCTTATATGTTAGCCAGTGGTGGATGGGTTTAACCCAGCTTGAAAAAATAGGTGCCAGGTTTTGGCGATATATACAGCCGTTAACCGGGAAATTGCTGCCGATCAATAACCATCGACAAGCTTTACTGTTAGGTACGCTATGGGGATTATTGCCCTGTGGTTTGGTCTATTCCACCCTGAGCTGGGCTCTGGCTTCGGCACAGTGGCAGCAGTCGGCCATGTTAATGCTGGCTTTTGGTATTGGCACATTGCCCGCAATGTTATCGATGGGTTTTGTGGGAGAAAAAATATTACAGCGCTTACGCCAGCCGGGTTTGCGCCGTATAGCAGGGCTGGTGATTATTGTTATGGGTATAGCAACTTTGTTAACACCTGTGCTGCACAGTGGTCATGAGCAACATGCTGGCCATCAGCATCATGATATGTAG
- the ccoS gene encoding cbb3-type cytochrome oxidase assembly protein CcoS translates to MDSIYILVPIAIVFTVIAVAAFFWAVNNRQYDDLDASAHSILFDDDAGHSEKKPSSSTVNTTKAADE, encoded by the coding sequence ATGGATAGCATTTATATTCTGGTGCCGATTGCTATCGTTTTTACCGTGATTGCCGTGGCCGCATTTTTTTGGGCGGTTAATAACCGGCAGTACGATGATTTGGACGCCTCGGCCCACAGTATCTTATTTGATGATGATGCAGGTCATAGCGAAAAAAAGCCGAGTAGCAGTACAGTAAATACCACAAAGGCCGCGGATGAATGA
- a CDS encoding DUF6164 family protein — translation MSILLFKLNGVSDEEAYEVRELLDEHQIDYYETDAGRWGISVAALWLVDKEQLERSRALLEEYQQQRQRQYREPPLPLATRFKQAPLQHLLIIVAIAAIAYISIVPFLTLN, via the coding sequence ATGTCCATACTACTGTTTAAACTCAATGGCGTTAGCGATGAAGAAGCCTACGAAGTCAGGGAGTTATTAGACGAGCACCAGATTGATTATTACGAAACCGATGCTGGCCGCTGGGGAATTTCGGTGGCGGCCTTATGGCTGGTAGATAAAGAGCAGCTTGAGCGAAGCAGAGCGCTGTTGGAGGAGTATCAACAGCAGCGTCAGCGTCAGTACCGTGAGCCACCACTGCCACTGGCGACACGGTTTAAACAGGCTCCGTTGCAACATCTGTTGATTATTGTGGCCATTGCAGCGATTGCTTATATTTCTATTGTGCCGTTTCTGACACTCAACTAG
- a CDS encoding FixH family protein, giving the protein MMNTKPTDIVVEPWYKQFWPWFIFLLPASVVVAGVITVIIAFRNADSLVADDYYKKGLGINQTLAEDTAASDLAAKAHIDIDALTGEVRVKLLGEFSVPPTDLVLEWIHPTSQKQDFAMAMNITPTAEYGGQLQSAVSGRWYLELSSQQPVAWRLKSEIDLGAPTSDNSERYQLLLSSGVEG; this is encoded by the coding sequence ATGATGAACACCAAGCCCACAGATATCGTTGTAGAACCCTGGTACAAACAGTTTTGGCCATGGTTTATTTTTCTTCTACCGGCCTCGGTTGTGGTGGCGGGGGTGATTACGGTGATTATTGCCTTTAGGAATGCCGATAGCTTAGTGGCAGATGATTACTATAAAAAAGGTTTGGGGATTAACCAAACTCTGGCAGAAGATACGGCCGCCAGCGATTTAGCAGCAAAGGCCCATATTGACATTGATGCCTTAACTGGTGAGGTTAGGGTCAAGCTGTTGGGTGAGTTTTCAGTACCGCCCACCGACTTAGTGCTGGAATGGATTCACCCCACCAGCCAGAAGCAGGACTTTGCTATGGCCATGAATATAACGCCGACGGCGGAATATGGCGGCCAATTGCAGTCAGCTGTCAGTGGTCGCTGGTATCTGGAGTTATCCTCTCAGCAGCCGGTGGCATGGCGCTTAAAATCCGAAATCGATTTAGGTGCGCCGACTAGTGATAACAGTGAGCGATATCAATTGCTATTAAGCAGCGGCGTGGAGGGCTAA
- a CDS encoding OmpW/AlkL family protein — translation MSALPLTVMGHQQGEWIARVGAATVDPDESSSLISVEALGGKVQDTGLGLNSDTQVGLTVAYMLTDNIAVELLAATPFDHDVYLTGSGIAGAQPGLPNGTKIASVEHLPPTLSLQYFPLDASSKIQPYAGIGINYTLVLDESLTSAIKADIADGGLAASNLDIDDSVGLSLQLGVDYQLDDTWLINAAVWKMDIETEASFDSAVGKVKADLDIDPWVYMVSIGYKF, via the coding sequence GTGAGCGCTTTACCGCTTACGGTAATGGGCCACCAACAAGGCGAGTGGATTGCCCGTGTTGGTGCGGCAACCGTTGACCCGGATGAAAGTAGTAGCTTAATCAGCGTAGAAGCATTGGGCGGTAAGGTGCAAGATACTGGCCTGGGTTTGAACAGTGATACTCAAGTAGGCCTGACTGTGGCCTATATGTTAACGGACAATATTGCCGTGGAATTATTAGCGGCCACGCCCTTTGACCATGATGTCTATCTAACCGGTAGCGGTATTGCCGGGGCACAACCGGGTTTACCCAACGGCACAAAAATCGCCAGCGTTGAACATCTGCCTCCCACTTTAAGCCTGCAATATTTTCCGTTGGATGCCTCCAGTAAAATCCAGCCCTATGCGGGTATCGGCATCAATTACACGCTGGTACTTGATGAAAGCTTAACCTCAGCGATAAAAGCGGATATTGCCGATGGTGGTTTAGCGGCCTCCAATCTGGATATTGATGACTCGGTCGGGCTGTCACTACAGCTTGGGGTGGATTATCAACTGGATGATACATGGCTGATTAATGCCGCGGTTTGGAAGATGGATATTGAAACTGAAGCCAGCTTTGACTCGGCCGTAGGCAAGGTTAAGGCTGATCTGGATATCGACCCCTGGGTATATATGGTATCAATCGGTTATAAATTTTAA
- a CDS encoding cbb3-type cytochrome oxidase subunit 3, which translates to MDINTLRGLATVFAMIAFIGVCIWAYSKKRKADFDEAANLPFADDD; encoded by the coding sequence ATGGATATTAATACCCTAAGAGGTTTGGCCACCGTATTCGCCATGATAGCTTTTATTGGTGTCTGTATTTGGGCCTATAGCAAAAAACGCAAGGCGGATTTTGATGAGGCAGCCAATCTGCCTTTTGCCGACGATGATTAA
- a CDS encoding heavy metal translocating P-type ATPase, translating to MPINQQASPEYCFHCGLTVTTGEPFCAELNGQQANFCCPACRAVAITIVDNGLSSFYQFHETNQQAPDALWDEGVFAAFDDDAFQQRYITRSQQSTDMAQVQLLIGGMHCAACVWLLEQYLLKLPAIEKVSVSLTEQKAVLHWRLSELPLSEVCRSIALLGYQAEPYSQNHLQELRQRENHQALRRLGVAGIGMMQVGMFAIALYAGALQSMALEYRDFMRWVSFLVATPVVFYAAQPFFIGAWRGIKMKSPGMDLPVALAIGLAYLASVKATWLGAGDVYYDSVTMFTFLLLSGRYLEMRARHFGGRLTTDLNSLLPSTVLTIDPAGNTQSLPLFKVALGDKLLIKPGQVIPADGVVLDGYSSVDESQMTGEFSLQSKVVGDDLVAGTCNGGGTMTLRVNAVGADLKLQSINQLLQTAQSTKPTMARMADKLASYFVVSVLLLAAATYSYWHIIAASDQAFWIVLSVLVVSCPCALSLATPAVLTAATNRLRDLGLLVTKPYVWEKMAAVTDIVCDKTGTLTRGELAISAVKPQAELSSQQCLDIAAALERYSEHPIAKAFTHKAQEALAVSEIEVIHSAGLEGHINGETYRLGRGDFASALYGLQHISIPADFEQGQWLLLSSSKGAVCWFRLQDSLREDAQALVSGLQQQRLTVHLLSGDASGAAEQLSARLGIDRCTAGASPEQKLAYIQQLQAAGAKVLMLGDGINDVPVLAAADVSVAMSNASNLAKTHADSILLSGHLTAVLQLFSVASTTRSIIKQNLVWALSYNLLAIPLAAMAMIPPYLAAIGMSLSSLVVVLNALRVQRKGQPAESGNDTARVFKEVAANG from the coding sequence ATGCCAATTAACCAGCAAGCCAGCCCCGAGTATTGTTTTCACTGTGGTTTAACCGTAACTACCGGTGAGCCATTTTGTGCTGAGCTTAATGGTCAACAGGCCAATTTTTGTTGCCCTGCCTGTAGGGCGGTGGCAATAACGATTGTGGATAATGGCTTAAGTTCTTTTTATCAATTTCACGAAACCAATCAACAAGCCCCCGATGCTCTATGGGATGAAGGTGTCTTTGCTGCCTTCGATGATGACGCGTTCCAACAGCGCTATATTACCCGGTCTCAACAATCGACTGATATGGCTCAGGTGCAGTTATTGATTGGCGGTATGCACTGTGCGGCCTGTGTCTGGTTACTGGAGCAGTATTTACTGAAGTTGCCCGCTATTGAAAAAGTGTCAGTCAGTTTGACCGAGCAAAAAGCGGTGCTGCATTGGCGCTTAAGCGAGTTGCCGCTCAGTGAAGTTTGCCGCTCTATCGCCCTGTTAGGTTATCAGGCCGAACCCTATAGCCAAAACCATTTGCAGGAATTACGCCAGCGTGAAAATCATCAGGCGTTAAGGCGTTTGGGTGTGGCCGGTATCGGTATGATGCAGGTGGGTATGTTTGCTATTGCCTTATATGCCGGTGCCTTACAGAGCATGGCCCTTGAGTACCGGGACTTTATGCGTTGGGTGAGTTTTTTAGTGGCGACCCCGGTGGTGTTTTATGCCGCCCAGCCTTTTTTTATCGGCGCATGGCGGGGCATTAAAATGAAATCCCCCGGAATGGATTTACCGGTAGCTCTGGCCATAGGTCTCGCCTATCTGGCCAGCGTTAAAGCGACATGGCTTGGGGCTGGTGATGTCTACTATGACTCCGTGACGATGTTTACCTTTTTATTATTAAGTGGCCGCTATCTGGAGATGCGCGCGCGACATTTTGGTGGCCGCTTAACCACCGATTTAAATAGTCTGCTACCCAGCACAGTTTTAACCATTGACCCAGCGGGTAATACTCAATCGTTGCCACTATTTAAAGTAGCGCTGGGTGATAAGTTATTGATCAAGCCGGGGCAGGTGATCCCCGCTGATGGTGTTGTTTTAGACGGCTATAGTAGCGTCGATGAGTCACAGATGACCGGCGAGTTTAGTTTGCAAAGCAAAGTGGTAGGAGACGATTTAGTGGCGGGTACCTGCAACGGTGGTGGCACCATGACCCTACGGGTTAACGCTGTGGGCGCAGATCTAAAACTACAGTCCATTAATCAATTACTGCAAACGGCACAATCAACTAAGCCAACTATGGCCCGTATGGCCGATAAATTAGCCAGTTATTTTGTGGTGTCGGTGTTACTGCTGGCCGCGGCCACGTATAGCTATTGGCATATTATCGCTGCCAGTGATCAGGCCTTTTGGATAGTATTATCGGTTTTAGTGGTCAGTTGCCCCTGCGCGTTATCACTGGCAACCCCCGCGGTATTAACCGCGGCGACCAATCGCTTAAGGGACTTGGGTCTATTAGTCACCAAACCCTATGTCTGGGAAAAAATGGCCGCCGTGACCGATATTGTTTGCGATAAAACCGGCACGCTAACTCGGGGTGAATTGGCGATAAGTGCGGTTAAACCCCAGGCCGAACTCTCCAGTCAACAGTGTCTGGATATTGCCGCCGCGCTGGAGCGTTATTCGGAACACCCTATTGCCAAAGCTTTTACCCATAAGGCTCAAGAGGCGCTAGCGGTCAGTGAAATTGAAGTGATACATAGTGCTGGTCTTGAAGGGCATATCAACGGTGAAACCTATCGCTTGGGCCGTGGTGACTTTGCTTCGGCGCTATATGGTTTGCAGCACATCAGTATCCCCGCGGATTTTGAACAGGGCCAATGGCTATTATTAAGCTCAAGCAAAGGCGCCGTCTGTTGGTTTAGATTGCAAGATAGTCTACGGGAAGATGCTCAGGCGCTGGTGAGCGGTCTGCAACAGCAACGGCTCACTGTCCACTTATTAAGTGGTGATGCTTCCGGCGCTGCCGAGCAACTGAGTGCAAGGCTGGGTATAGACCGTTGCACGGCGGGAGCCAGTCCAGAGCAAAAGCTGGCGTATATTCAGCAACTACAAGCTGCTGGTGCCAAAGTATTAATGTTAGGCGATGGTATCAATGATGTGCCGGTGCTGGCCGCAGCCGATGTGTCGGTGGCGATGAGCAATGCCTCTAATCTGGCCAAAACCCATGCCGATAGTATTTTGCTGTCAGGTCATTTAACGGCGGTACTGCAATTATTTAGCGTGGCAAGCACCACCCGAAGCATTATTAAACAAAATTTAGTCTGGGCTTTATCCTATAACCTGTTAGCGATTCCGCTGGCGGCGATGGCAATGATCCCACCTTATCTTGCAGCCATTGGTATGTCTCTAAGCTCTTTAGTTGTAGTGCTTAATGCTCTGAGAGTGCAGCGTAAAGGCCAGCCTGCGGAAAGCGGCAACGATACAGCCAGAGTCTTTAAGGAGGTCGCTGCCAATGGATAG
- the ccoN gene encoding cytochrome-c oxidase, cbb3-type subunit I — MNQPFEHPVYNYRVVRQFAVMTVIWGIVGMGVGVLIAAQLVWPQLNFDTPWLTFSRIRPLHTNAVIFAFGGSALFASSLYVVQRTCQVRLISDSLAACVFWGWQLVILLTAISLPLGYTSSKEYAEMEWPIDILITIVWVAYAVLYFGTITKRKTSHIYVANWFFAAFILTVAVLHVVNSAALPVSWTKSYSAYAGTTDAMIQWWYGHNAVGFFLTAGFLGIMYYFVPKQAERPVYSYRLSIVHFWALIAIYIWAGPHHLHYTALPDWAQSLGMVMSLILLAPSWGGMINGMMTLSGAWHKLRTDPILRFLVVSLSFYGMSTFEGPMMAIKTVNSLSHYTDWTIGHVHSGALGWVAMVSIGAMYHLLPIMFGKKQMYSVQLINLHFWMSTIGTVLYISSMWVNGILQGLMWRAYNTDGTLTYSFVESVQASYPGYLVRLIGGGMFFAGMLVMAYNMWQTSRATSNESGEDNVASAEAQAA; from the coding sequence ATGAATCAACCCTTTGAACATCCTGTTTATAATTATAGAGTCGTTCGACAGTTTGCCGTGATGACGGTGATTTGGGGTATTGTCGGCATGGGGGTAGGAGTACTGATTGCGGCGCAGCTGGTATGGCCGCAACTAAACTTTGACACACCCTGGCTTACCTTTAGTCGAATTCGTCCCTTGCATACCAATGCAGTAATCTTCGCCTTTGGTGGCAGTGCATTATTTGCCAGTTCGTTATATGTGGTACAGCGTACCTGCCAGGTGCGGCTTATCTCAGACTCCTTGGCCGCTTGTGTCTTTTGGGGTTGGCAGTTAGTGATTTTGCTAACGGCTATTTCCTTGCCTCTCGGTTATACCTCCTCTAAAGAATATGCCGAGATGGAATGGCCAATTGATATCCTGATTACCATTGTCTGGGTGGCTTATGCGGTTTTGTATTTTGGCACCATTACCAAGCGAAAAACCAGCCATATCTATGTGGCTAACTGGTTCTTTGCGGCCTTTATCCTAACCGTAGCCGTGCTGCATGTGGTGAACAGCGCAGCGCTACCGGTCAGTTGGACAAAATCTTATTCGGCCTATGCAGGTACCACCGACGCAATGATACAGTGGTGGTATGGTCATAACGCTGTGGGCTTTTTCTTAACGGCGGGCTTTCTTGGCATTATGTATTACTTTGTGCCAAAGCAGGCAGAGCGCCCGGTTTATTCCTACCGTTTATCCATTGTGCATTTCTGGGCTCTGATCGCCATTTATATTTGGGCTGGGCCACACCACTTACATTACACCGCTTTGCCGGATTGGGCGCAGAGTCTGGGCATGGTAATGTCATTAATCCTGTTGGCTCCCAGTTGGGGCGGCATGATTAACGGCATGATGACCTTGTCCGGTGCATGGCATAAATTGCGTACCGATCCAATTTTACGCTTTCTGGTGGTGTCCCTGTCTTTCTACGGTATGTCTACCTTTGAAGGGCCGATGATGGCAATCAAGACGGTTAACTCTTTATCCCACTATACCGACTGGACCATTGGTCATGTTCACTCTGGTGCTCTGGGTTGGGTGGCGATGGTCTCCATTGGTGCTATGTACCACTTGCTACCGATTATGTTTGGTAAAAAACAAATGTATAGCGTGCAGCTGATTAATTTGCATTTCTGGATGTCGACCATTGGCACCGTGTTATATATCAGCTCCATGTGGGTTAACGGTATTTTGCAGGGCCTAATGTGGCGCGCCTATAACACCGATGGCACATTAACTTATAGCTTTGTTGAATCGGTACAGGCCAGTTACCCCGGTTATCTGGTGAGATTGATTGGTGGTGGTATGTTCTTTGCCGGTATGTTGGTGATGGCCTACAACATGTGGCAAACATCCCGGGCAACCAGCAACGAAAGCGGTGAAGACAATGTAGCCAGCGCTGAAGCGCAAGCGGCTTAA
- the ccoG gene encoding cytochrome c oxidase accessory protein CcoG, which translates to MNKRVDKPTETVAVTDITEEFHPAGVGELDLYQKREKIYTRRIEGFYQRIRVYTGWPLLLGYFLLPWLNWDGRQAVLFDLPNRQFHIFNLTFWPQDFPLLAWMMIIAAFALFTVTAWAGRIWCGYTCPQTVWTAIFMWVEQWCEGSRNQRIKWDKAPWSVEKFARKLSKHALWGGFALLTGFSFVAYFSPARELLVNLVTIDFAALLSLGFNLDWWGLGIWEASWIIFFTLATYINAGWLREQVCMYMCPYARFQSVMFDQDTLIVSYDYHRGESRGARKKGVDASEKGLGDCVDCQICVQVCPTGIDIRDGLQYECINCALCIDGCNSVMDQMGYEKGLIRYTTENSLNGQPTNFLRPRLIGYAVAVVVMVAIFFTSIIVRVPLKLDVIRDRDRLYIQTTEGYIENSYTLKVINMDQQSHQYQISFSGLEGAKIIGKSKVVVIPGELSELPIRLSIDPADLEKTNNTIEFNVQAIDGSDYEAIAESRFIGPRVK; encoded by the coding sequence TTGAATAAACGTGTCGATAAGCCCACAGAAACCGTTGCTGTAACTGATATTACAGAAGAGTTTCACCCTGCCGGGGTGGGCGAGTTAGACCTTTATCAAAAACGTGAAAAAATCTATACCCGCCGTATCGAAGGTTTCTATCAACGGATTCGCGTCTATACCGGTTGGCCCTTGTTGCTAGGGTATTTTTTATTGCCCTGGTTAAATTGGGATGGCCGACAAGCGGTACTGTTCGATTTACCTAATCGTCAATTTCATATTTTTAACCTGACCTTTTGGCCGCAGGATTTTCCCCTGCTGGCCTGGATGATGATTATTGCCGCCTTTGCTTTATTTACCGTAACCGCATGGGCTGGCAGAATTTGGTGTGGCTATACCTGCCCGCAAACGGTATGGACTGCTATTTTTATGTGGGTTGAACAGTGGTGCGAGGGCAGCCGTAACCAGCGTATTAAATGGGACAAGGCGCCCTGGTCAGTAGAAAAATTTGCCCGCAAGTTATCCAAACATGCTCTGTGGGGAGGCTTTGCGCTGCTCACGGGTTTTAGCTTTGTTGCCTATTTTTCTCCAGCCAGAGAGTTACTCGTTAATCTGGTGACGATTGATTTTGCTGCGCTGCTCAGTTTGGGATTTAATCTGGACTGGTGGGGCTTGGGGATTTGGGAAGCCTCATGGATTATCTTTTTTACTCTGGCTACCTATATCAATGCCGGCTGGTTAAGAGAGCAGGTGTGTATGTATATGTGCCCTTATGCCCGCTTTCAATCGGTGATGTTTGACCAGGATACGTTAATTGTCTCCTACGACTATCATCGCGGCGAATCTCGCGGTGCCCGCAAAAAAGGCGTTGATGCCAGCGAAAAAGGCTTGGGTGACTGTGTCGATTGCCAAATCTGTGTACAGGTTTGCCCCACGGGGATTGATATCCGTGATGGTCTGCAATACGAATGCATCAACTGTGCGCTCTGTATTGATGGCTGTAATTCTGTGATGGACCAGATGGGGTATGAAAAAGGTCTGATTCGCTATACCACAGAAAATTCACTGAACGGCCAGCCCACTAACTTTCTGCGCCCGCGTTTAATTGGTTATGCCGTTGCAGTGGTGGTGATGGTGGCCATCTTTTTTACCTCCATTATTGTGCGTGTTCCCTTAAAGCTGGATGTTATTCGCGATAGAGACCGCTTATATATTCAAACCACCGAGGGCTATATCGAAAATAGCTATACCCTAAAAGTGATCAATATGGATCAGCAGTCCCATCAATATCAGATTAGCTTTAGCGGTCTGGAGGGGGCAAAGATTATTGGTAAAAGCAAGGTGGTGGTCATCCCCGGTGAGCTGAGCGAGTTACCCATTCGCTTAAGTATCGACCCCGCCGACCTGGAAAAAACCAACAACACCATAGAGTTTAATGTGCAGGCTATCGATGGGTCGGATTACGAGGCTATTGCAGAAAGCCGCTTTATAGGCCCGAGAGTTAAATGA
- the ccoP gene encoding cytochrome-c oxidase, cbb3-type subunit III yields the protein MSSFWSLWIIVLTTIMLIGTVWILFANRKTKNTGPDATTGHVYDGIEEYDNPLPAWWFYLFVITIVYSIGYLIAYPGMGSFKGVLGWTQINQYEKQVAKAEQKYGAIFAQYRDMPVEQVIQDGKALKMGQRMFANNCAQCHGSDARGSYGFPNLTDGDWLYGGSPEQIKTTLIQGRSGVMPAWAGPLGEEGIVNVSNYVLSLNGRAVDADSAAAGQEKFAMFCTSCHGADGTGNIALGAPNLTNNIWLYGGSPGLVQRTLRNGRNGQMPSHEKILSEDKIHLLTAYVYSLSQTPAEQE from the coding sequence ATGAGCAGCTTCTGGAGTTTATGGATAATCGTACTCACCACCATCATGTTAATCGGCACGGTGTGGATACTATTTGCCAATAGGAAAACCAAAAATACCGGTCCTGATGCGACAACGGGTCACGTTTACGACGGCATCGAAGAGTACGATAATCCGTTACCGGCCTGGTGGTTTTATTTATTTGTTATCACCATTGTGTACAGCATCGGTTATTTAATTGCTTATCCGGGTATGGGCAGCTTTAAAGGCGTATTGGGTTGGACCCAGATCAACCAGTATGAAAAACAGGTAGCCAAGGCGGAGCAAAAATACGGCGCTATCTTTGCCCAATACCGCGATATGCCGGTAGAACAAGTGATACAAGATGGTAAGGCCTTAAAAATGGGCCAGCGGATGTTTGCCAATAACTGTGCCCAATGCCATGGTAGTGATGCCCGGGGCAGCTATGGTTTCCCCAACCTGACCGATGGTGATTGGCTCTATGGCGGATCGCCTGAGCAAATTAAAACCACATTAATTCAGGGGCGCTCCGGTGTTATGCCAGCATGGGCAGGGCCACTGGGAGAAGAGGGTATTGTCAATGTCAGCAATTATGTATTGAGTTTAAATGGGCGTGCAGTGGATGCCGATTCCGCCGCTGCCGGTCAGGAAAAATTTGCCATGTTCTGTACCAGTTGCCACGGCGCAGACGGCACCGGCAATATCGCTCTGGGAGCCCCTAACCTGACCAATAATATTTGGTTATACGGTGGCTCGCCGGGCCTGGTGCAGCGAACGCTGCGCAATGGTCGCAATGGCCAAATGCCCAGCCATGAAAAAATATTGTCCGAAGATAAAATTCATCTGCTAACAGCCTATGTCTATAGCCTGTCGCAAACCCCCGCAGAGCAGGAATAA
- a CDS encoding Yip1 family protein, with product MIANMFGLLFRPKTQWQSIAEKDQFSFLPAFLYTAVLAAVPAYAWFVGTTQIGWTVADGDTIRMTADSASVIIGLFYFTMVASVCVIGYMIHWMSETYGTDSSTAKGIAVAGFSATPLFIAGAVGFVPVFWAALLIGVSAVSYAVYLLYLGIPIVMGIPQERGFLFSSAVIAFCLVILIGIMGGTVIMWDMGAAPSFTD from the coding sequence ATGATTGCGAATATGTTCGGCCTGTTATTCAGGCCAAAAACACAATGGCAAAGTATTGCTGAGAAGGACCAGTTTTCTTTCCTGCCGGCATTTTTGTATACCGCGGTATTAGCCGCAGTGCCGGCCTATGCCTGGTTTGTGGGCACCACCCAAATCGGCTGGACCGTTGCCGATGGCGATACCATTCGGATGACCGCCGATAGTGCCTCAGTGATTATTGGCTTATTTTACTTCACCATGGTGGCGTCGGTTTGTGTGATTGGGTATATGATCCACTGGATGTCCGAGACCTATGGTACCGATTCCAGTACTGCCAAAGGGATTGCTGTAGCCGGTTTTTCTGCCACCCCACTATTTATTGCTGGCGCTGTTGGTTTTGTGCCGGTGTTTTGGGCGGCGCTATTAATTGGCGTGTCGGCGGTTAGCTATGCGGTTTATCTATTGTATCTGGGTATCCCCATTGTGATGGGTATTCCACAGGAGCGGGGCTTTTTATTCTCCAGTGCCGTTATCGCGTTCTGTCTGGTTATCCTTATCGGCATTATGGGCGGTACCGTGATTATGTGGGATATGGGTGCGGCACCGAGTTTTACCGATTAA